Genomic window (Leptotrichia sp. oral taxon 212):
GTCACTAATCCTGCCCCTGTTCTGACACATGCTTCAGAAACAATTGAAGCTGCTCCTGAAAATCCATTACTTCCAGCAAATATGAGCACTCTTCCAAAATCTCCTTTATGTGCATCTTCTTTTCGTCCGATAACTTTTCCTTTAATTAACTCTCCAGTTAAATAATATTCATTTACCAGATGAGAAATATTATTTATATTAAATCCAATCTGCTCAACATAAATATCTCCAAAATATTTTTTATTATTAATGTTTAGAAAAGCTTTCTTATAAGTGACAAAAGATATAGTTTTGTCAGCTTTTACTGCTATTCCTAAAACTTCTCCATTATTTCCGTCAATTCCCGAAGGAATATCTATGGAATAAACAGTTCTATTATGCGAATAAGCATTTATTTTTTGTATTACAGTTTTATACATTCCCTCTATATTTGAATTTAAGCCTGTACCAAATATTCCTTCAATTACAGCTTCACATTTCAGTAGAAGACTATCCAGTTCCTTTATATCGGAAAACATTTTTATATTAAGATTTTTACATATATTGTAATTTATTTGACAGTCATTTGATAAATTTTCATTACCAATGCTGAATATATTTACGTTTTTTCCCGCAGAATGAAGATGTCTGGCGATAGCATACCCGTCTCCTCCATTATTGCCTTTTCCACATATTACAAGGTAATTTTTTAAGTTCATGTCAACGTGTTTCATAAACGAAACAGCGGCATTTTCCATAAGTACGATACTTGGAATCCCTAAATTATTTATTGCATAACAATCTATTGTTTTTGTCGTTTCATTGTTTCCAATAATCATAAATCCTCCTTCCAGTATGTTACTCAGCCAAATTATAATAAATGATAAATTTTTCTGAAATTACAACAAAAAGGGGTTGCTTAATATAAAAGCAGTCCCAGTTATGATTCAGTTTGCACTATATATTCTCTTAGTAGACAATCTCATCTGTATACTTGACATTCATTCCGGAAAACAGTCCTATATTTTCAAACAGCTCTTTTCCAGTGCTACTTGCATAAAAAGTGTAAGTATTATTTTTTCTGTCATATTCGTATTTTCCTATTATAAAAAATTTATCTGTGTTTGCTATTTTTGCGTAAAATCTCACAACTTCCTTATCAGGAAGAGGCAATTTTCCAAGATTTTTTCTATCAATAGTCTGAATAAATTTTTTATATTCTTCAAGTTTCTGATAAAATCTATTTTTAAATTGATTATTAGTAGTAGTTTCATCAATATTTATGGACACACCTAAATTTAAGTTATAATCTTCGCCCTGAATAAGATAATACAGCATTTTTAAATCATCGCTGTCACAAAATATTTCATCAGATTTTTTTTCAGCCTGTACTTTTTTTATAACTCTTTCAATTAGGGTATCAGGATTTTTCATAAAACTGCAGCTGAATGTCTGTACTCCTGTGGCAAGTAATGCTACGATCATTAGTTTTTTCATTTTTTCTTCAACTTCCCTTGCTTTAAATTTTATTTTAGTACATTATATCATATTTTCGTGATTAATTTATATTATTTTTTTCAAAATTGAACTTAATTATTGATAAAAATTCTCTCAGGTATGATTTTGGTATCGAAATAAATGGCGTCGTGGCAGGAAGTCCATAAGCCTCATATCCCAACAGTTCAGCAATTTTCTTTGATCTGTAAAGATGATAACCATTTGTAACAATAAGAACTTTGACTTTTTCATTGTTAACAGCTCTCTCTTCACCTATTTTTTCAAGGCTGAATTTTAAATTTTCCACAGTGTTTTTAGATTTATCTTCTTTTATAATTCTGTTTTCATCAATTCCATTTTTTATCAGTTCTTTTTTTATTGCTTCTGCTTCAGATATTTCTTCCCCTTTTCCTTTACCGCCCGAAGCTACTACTTTTATATCCTTATGTTCTCTTAAATATTTAGTGGCAGTTTTTATTCTTTCATTTAAAGAATTGGAAGGTTTGTCACCATATACCCTTCCACCTAAAATTATAACATAATCAACCTGTTTGTCAGATTCATCCTTTCTTCCGGATACAATCAGAAACTGCACGAAAATAAATGGTATAATAAAAACTATAAAAATATATTTTAAGATATTTAATATCTTTCTCTTCTTTAAATTATTTTTCACATATATCCTTTCCTTTTAAACTTAATCCAGTTCAAAACCTCCTGTATAGAGCTGATAGTAAGTTCCTTTCTGCTTTAAAAGTTCATCATGATTTCCTCTTTCAATTATTCTTCCCTGTTCCAGAACCATTATTACATCTGAATTTCTTATAGTTGAAAGTCTATGAGCTATTACAAACACTGTTCTGCCTTTCATTAATTTGTCCATACCTTCCTGCACTATTTTTTCTGTTCTTGTATCTATACTTGATGTTGCTTCATCCAGTATCAGTACAGGCGGATCGGCTATAGCAGCTCTCGCTATTGAAAGAAGCTGTCTCTGACCTTGTGATAAATTTGCACCGCCATTGCTTAGATAAGTATCATATCCCTCAGGTAAATGCTTGATAAAGTGATGTGCATTTGCAAGTTTTGCTGCTGCACGAACTTCTTCATCATTTGCATCAAGCTTTCCATATCTTATGTTATCAGCAACTGTTCCTGAAAACAGATGGGTATCCTGTAACACTATTCCCAATGACTTTCTTAAATCAGATTTGTTTATTTTCTGGATATTTATACCATCATATCTTATTTTCCCCTTCTGTATATCGTAAAATCTGTTTATAAGATTGGTAATTGTTGTTTTTCCTGCTCCTGTTGCTCCAACAAAAGCTATTTTTTCTCCAGGTTTTGCATATAAATTTATGTCATGTAGTATAATTTTACTTTCATTATATCCAAAATCAACATTTTCAAAGACAACATCACCAAGAAGCCTTTCATAGGAAACTGTTCCATCTTCATGTGGATGTTTCCAAGCCCACATTCCTGTATGTTTATCTACTTCCTTTATATTTCCATTTTCATCAGTACCAGCATTTACAAGTTTTACATAACCTTCATCAAATTCAGGTTTTTCATCAAGAATCTGAAATACCCTCTGTGCTCCGGCTGCAGCCAGCAATACTGAATTAATCTGCATTGCAGTCTGTATTATAGGCTGGTTTAGAGTTCTTGTAAACTGAAGGAAGGAAGCGAGTCCTCCAAGAGTGAATCCCCCTATATTTGAAATAGCAAGAAAAGATCCAATTGAAGCTGTAAGGACAAAGTTTATATTTCCCAGATTTCCTGCAACAGGGCCTAAAATATTTCCGTATTTATTTGCATTATTTGAACTTTCAAAGAGTTTTTCGTTTAAGACATCAAATTTCTCTTTTGCTTCTTCTTCATATGAAAATACTTTAACAACTTTTAGTCCTTCTAGCATTTCTTCAATATATCCATTTACTGCTCCAATATTTTCCTGCTGAGCCTTAAAATTTCTTCCACTTTTTCCTGATATGTATCTTGTGACGCTTATTGTAAGAACAACCATAATCAGAGTAAAAATTGTCAGAGGCACACTAAGGATAAACATTGAAGTGAGAACACTGACAACTGTTATTATCGCAGAAATTATTTGTGCCAGACTTTCTGTTATCATATTACGTAACGTATCTATATCACTTGAATATACACTCATTATATCTCCATGAGCATGAGTATCAAAGTATTTAATAGGCAGTTTTTCCATATGGGAAAACACATCATCCCTAAGAGTTTTTAATGTCCCCTGAGCCGCAACTATCATAAGTCTTTCATATAAGTAAGTGGAAATCATCCCTGTCAGATATGCTGCATCCATTGAAAGTATTATTTTTACAAGAGGAGCAAAATCAATGTTTGGATTTCCTATGTTAGGTGTAATATATCCGTCAATAAGCTGTTTTGTATACATTGTTCCTACAACCATACTTAATGAACTTAAAAGTATAAATACTAAAACTGCAATAAAATGAAATTTATACAGTTTAAACATGTATCCTATAAGACGGAACAGGGCTTTCAGCTGTTTTCCTTTATTTCTGCTATTTTTATCTGAACTATTCATTATTTTTTCCCCCTTCCTCCTGAGAATCATGCACTTCCTTATAAATACTGTTTGAAATTATCAGTTCTTCATGAACACCTATACCTGATATTTTACCATCATCAAGTACAATAATCTTATCAGCATCTTTTACTGATGAAATTCTCTGTGCAATAATGATTTTTGTAATGTCTGGTATTTCATTTTTAAAGGCTTCCCTTATAAGCTTATCAGTCTTAGTATCCACAGCACTTGTAGAGTCATCAAGAATCAGAATTTTTGGATTTTTTAAAAGTGCTCTTGCTATACATAGACGCTGTTTCTGTCCACCTGATACATTTGATCCTCCCTGTTCAATATAAGTATCATATTTATCAGGAAATCTCTGTATAAATTCATCTGCCTGAGCCAGTTTGCAGGCATGTATCATTTCATCTTCAGTGGCATTTTTATTTCCCCACATCAAATTTTCCTTTATTGTTCCTGAAAAGAGGACATTTTTCTGCAGTACCATTGCTACATTATCTCTTAAAGTTTTTATATCGTAATTTTTTACGTTTACTCCACCGACTTTTACTTCGCCGTTCAGTACGTCATATAATCTTGGAATTAACTGAACAAGAGCTGATTTTGCACTTCCTGTTCCTCCTATTATTCCTATTGTTTCCCCTTGATTAATGTGAAGATTGATATTTTCCAGATTTAAGACTTCAGAATTGTTACTGTAGCTGAAATTTACATTTTCAAATGAAATTGAACCATCTATTACTTCTAATACAGGATTATCAATATTCTTTATGCTAGGTTCTTCATCAAGAACTTCTACTATACGTTCTCCCGATGCTCTTGAAAAAGTTATTGTAACTATAACCATAGCAAACATAAGAAGACTCATAAGAATATTTGCTGTGTATGAAAATAAGCTCATCAGCTGTCCTGTAGTAAGATTTCCGGCTACTATTTTCTTTGCTCCAAACCATGAAAGCAGGATAATACATGAATACATGCAAAACTGCATTGCAGGGGCTACAAATATAATAATTTTTTCCGCTTTTAACAATATATTTCTCAAACTGTCTGTTGAATTTTTAAACTTATTAATTTCATAATTTTCTCTTACGTATGCTTTTACAACTCTGACCGCGTTTATATTTTCCTGAAGATCTGAATTTATTTTGTCATACTTTTTCATTGCCTGCAGAAAAATAGGATGTACTAAAAATATAACAACTACCATTACAATTCCAAGTATAATTATAGCACCGATAAATATAGTGGATAAGCCCGGACTTATATAAATCGTCATCATAGTTGCAAATATAAGCATTAAAGGTGCTCTTACCAGAAGTCTTAAAATCATCTGATACGAATTCTGAATATTTGCAATATCTGTAGTAAATCTTGTAATAAGCCCTGCAGTTGAAAATTTATCAATATTTGTAAAAGAAAAATTTTGTATCTTGTAAAAAACTGCTTTTCTTATATTCTTTGCAAATCCTGAAGAAGCTTTAGCTGCACATCTTCCTGCCGCAAAACCTGTAGAAAGGGAAAGCATGGCAATCAGCAAAGTTAAAAGACCTATAAAATATATATGTTTCATATTTCCCTTATTCAGCCCATCATCTATTATGGAGGCCATTAAAAATGGAATCAGTATTTCCATCATCACTTCCACTAAAATAAATAAAGGAGATAAAAGTGAAACTTTTTTATATTCTCCTACATATGCTAATAACTTTTTTAACATTAAAACAGATCCTTTCCTATTTAAATTTAGAGAGACTGGCTCAAAAAATTTAAAAAATAATGCAAAAACTATATTTATGAATTATTTATAATTTCACAATTCAAAACAGGAAATAAATTTAGAAAAAGTCAATAACCTGATTTTTCAGGTGAATTTTGACTTTTTCTTTATGAATGACTGTTTTGTATAAGTGAAATTTTAGTAAATGAATAAATATAGTTTTCATGTATTTTTTCTAAATTTTTAGGCAGTCTCTCTTACTGTACTGCTATTAAAGAACTTTTTCCATAAAATATCTTATCTGAAGCTGCCACCAGTTCCAGTCGTGTGCAACATCATATCCCCAGAAATCCACCCATGCAGGAACATTTTTTTGCTTCAGGATGGCATTCATTTCGTGATTACTTGGCAGAAGCTCTTCTTCCCATGCTCCCTGACCTATACAAAGTATAATTTTTTTGTTTCTGTAAATATCCAGATAATAGTGATCTTCAGGCATATTTCTTAAAAAATGTACTGGTGAATTGTTATAAACCAGATCATCCATATAATTTCCGAAGAACATGGAAGCGTCAAAAGCTCCACTTAATGCAATCAATGTTTCAAATAAGTCGGGCCTACGGAAAAAAGAAATTCCGGCATGAGTTCCTCCCATGCTGCAACCTGTCACCATAAGGTCATTTCTTCCAGTATAGTTTTGGATAAATGGGACTATTTCATTTGTAATATAGTTAAACCATTTTTCCTGCATTTCAGCCCTGTATCTTGGATTTCCTTCCTTATCTGACCAGCTTTCCCTGTCAACACTGTCTACACAGAAAAGTCTTAATTTCCCCTGTTCTATATAATCTGACAAAGTTTCCACCATTTTAAAATTTTCATAATCTGTAAATTTCCCATCCTGTGGCGGAAATACAAGACAAGGTTTTCCAGCATGCCCATATATCTTAAATTCCATTTCCCTGTCTAAATATTTACTATATTCTTTTCTACATTCAGTATACATTACTCACTTCCTTCAATTACATTTTTATTAAACTGTTTCATGAACAAATTTTATAAATTCATCCATTACTTCCTTATCCTTAAATTTCGCGGTATACATTCTATTCCCCATGGCCGCTGAATAAAGATCCGGCATTCTTTCATACATAAGAATTGCATCTCCGTATCTTCCAAGTACTTCCTCATCAGAGTGTCTGTAGTTCTTTTCATCACGTCTGCTCACATATATGCAGAAATTTCTCTCCATATCTTCATTCAGGGAAGCATTTACAATTTTTCCATAAGTAACCATATCTGCCCATATCTGATACACATCTGTATTGTTGGCATAATTGTACATGCTAGGAGTATATCCTCCTGCTGGACGCATATTTACTTCAAGTCCTATATAGTCACCTTTTTTTCCAAGTCCTTTTCTGTCTTCAAGCAATTTAAAGAACTCCATATGAACAAATCTGCTTTTAACTCCAAATCCCTTGATTGTACGTCTTCCAGCATCAATCAGTTCAGGCGGGAGCTGCTTTCTGACATAGTAATACAGATCAAGTCCTTCATTTACAATATCCATGATTGTTGGCTCCCAGGTAATTCCTGTTTCAAAAATAGGATTTCCTTCAGCATCGACAATCGCATCATAGGAAACAAGATCTCCGAAAACATACTCTTCCATTATATAAGGAACAGCAGGAACATTTCTGTAAAAATTTTCCAGTTCCTCATCATTTCTTATTCTGTAAGTATTACTTGCCCCTACTCCATTATCAGGCTTGACTACAACAGGATAGCCGACTTCTTTTATGAATTTCCTTGCTTCAGGCAAAGTTGAAACCATGTGATACGCCGCAGTAGAAATTCCTCCTTTTTTATAGGAACTTTTCATGGCTGATTTTTCTTTAATGTTTTGTATTTTATCAGTTTTAATTCCTGTAGTTATGTTAAAATCAGTACGCAATTTTGCGTCCTGTTCAAGCCAGTACTCATTGTTTGATTCCAGCCA
Coding sequences:
- a CDS encoding bifunctional ADP-dependent NAD(P)H-hydrate dehydratase/NAD(P)H-hydrate epimerase; protein product: MIIGNNETTKTIDCYAINNLGIPSIVLMENAAVSFMKHVDMNLKNYLVICGKGNNGGDGYAIARHLHSAGKNVNIFSIGNENLSNDCQINYNICKNLNIKMFSDIKELDSLLLKCEAVIEGIFGTGLNSNIEGMYKTVIQKINAYSHNRTVYSIDIPSGIDGNNGEVLGIAVKADKTISFVTYKKAFLNINNKKYFGDIYVEQIGFNINNISHLVNEYYLTGELIKGKVIGRKEDAHKGDFGRVLIFAGSNGFSGAASIVSEACVRTGAGLVTLMTYDNTFSSNIFSSTESMILEIENKNIKSSFKRVEDMALNSDVITIGPGIGKSENSLQLMKKLLQYKKNNRGNTIKLVIDADGLNLLSEHPELVSEIKNRAVLTPHAMEFSRLSGFSLEEISDDKKESFNKCKKFASEHGIILLLKGKNTLITDGASVYINSTGNSHMANGGMGDGLTGIISSLAGQNYSLYESTKIGCFLHGYIGDALMEEQYIINISHIIENIPKYMKIIFENKK
- a CDS encoding YdcF family protein, whose translation is MKNNLKKRKILNILKYIFIVFIIPFIFVQFLIVSGRKDESDKQVDYVIILGGRVYGDKPSNSLNERIKTATKYLREHKDIKVVASGGKGKGEEISEAEAIKKELIKNGIDENRIIKEDKSKNTVENLKFSLEKIGEERAVNNEKVKVLIVTNGYHLYRSKKIAELLGYEAYGLPATTPFISIPKSYLREFLSIIKFNFEKNNIN
- a CDS encoding ABC transporter ATP-binding protein; this translates as MNSSDKNSRNKGKQLKALFRLIGYMFKLYKFHFIAVLVFILLSSLSMVVGTMYTKQLIDGYITPNIGNPNIDFAPLVKIILSMDAAYLTGMISTYLYERLMIVAAQGTLKTLRDDVFSHMEKLPIKYFDTHAHGDIMSVYSSDIDTLRNMITESLAQIISAIITVVSVLTSMFILSVPLTIFTLIMVVLTISVTRYISGKSGRNFKAQQENIGAVNGYIEEMLEGLKVVKVFSYEEEAKEKFDVLNEKLFESSNNANKYGNILGPVAGNLGNINFVLTASIGSFLAISNIGGFTLGGLASFLQFTRTLNQPIIQTAMQINSVLLAAAGAQRVFQILDEKPEFDEGYVKLVNAGTDENGNIKEVDKHTGMWAWKHPHEDGTVSYERLLGDVVFENVDFGYNESKIILHDINLYAKPGEKIAFVGATGAGKTTITNLINRFYDIQKGKIRYDGINIQKINKSDLRKSLGIVLQDTHLFSGTVADNIRYGKLDANDEEVRAAAKLANAHHFIKHLPEGYDTYLSNGGANLSQGQRQLLSIARAAIADPPVLILDEATSSIDTRTEKIVQEGMDKLMKGRTVFVIAHRLSTIRNSDVIMVLEQGRIIERGNHDELLKQKGTYYQLYTGGFELD
- a CDS encoding ABC transporter ATP-binding protein, which encodes MLKKLLAYVGEYKKVSLLSPLFILVEVMMEILIPFLMASIIDDGLNKGNMKHIYFIGLLTLLIAMLSLSTGFAAGRCAAKASSGFAKNIRKAVFYKIQNFSFTNIDKFSTAGLITRFTTDIANIQNSYQMILRLLVRAPLMLIFATMMTIYISPGLSTIFIGAIIILGIVMVVVIFLVHPIFLQAMKKYDKINSDLQENINAVRVVKAYVRENYEINKFKNSTDSLRNILLKAEKIIIFVAPAMQFCMYSCIILLSWFGAKKIVAGNLTTGQLMSLFSYTANILMSLLMFAMVIVTITFSRASGERIVEVLDEEPSIKNIDNPVLEVIDGSISFENVNFSYSNNSEVLNLENINLHINQGETIGIIGGTGSAKSALVQLIPRLYDVLNGEVKVGGVNVKNYDIKTLRDNVAMVLQKNVLFSGTIKENLMWGNKNATEDEMIHACKLAQADEFIQRFPDKYDTYIEQGGSNVSGGQKQRLCIARALLKNPKILILDDSTSAVDTKTDKLIREAFKNEIPDITKIIIAQRISSVKDADKIIVLDDGKISGIGVHEELIISNSIYKEVHDSQEEGGKNNE
- a CDS encoding esterase family protein encodes the protein MYTECRKEYSKYLDREMEFKIYGHAGKPCLVFPPQDGKFTDYENFKMVETLSDYIEQGKLRLFCVDSVDRESWSDKEGNPRYRAEMQEKWFNYITNEIVPFIQNYTGRNDLMVTGCSMGGTHAGISFFRRPDLFETLIALSGAFDASMFFGNYMDDLVYNNSPVHFLRNMPEDHYYLDIYRNKKIILCIGQGAWEEELLPSNHEMNAILKQKNVPAWVDFWGYDVAHDWNWWQLQIRYFMEKVL
- a CDS encoding acetyl-CoA carboxylase biotin carboxylase subunit family protein → MNFVYISPQFPKTNWEFCDRLKQNGVTVLGIADVEYDELDEKLKNALTEYYRVSSLENYDEVLKAVGYFTFKYGKIDWLESNNEYWLEQDAKLRTDFNITTGIKTDKIQNIKEKSAMKSSYKKGGISTAAYHMVSTLPEARKFIKEVGYPVVVKPDNGVGASNTYRIRNDEELENFYRNVPAVPYIMEEYVFGDLVSYDAIVDAEGNPIFETGITWEPTIMDIVNEGLDLYYYVRKQLPPELIDAGRRTIKGFGVKSRFVHMEFFKLLEDRKGLGKKGDYIGLEVNMRPAGGYTPSMYNYANNTDVYQIWADMVTYGKIVNASLNEDMERNFCIYVSRRDEKNYRHSDEEVLGRYGDAILMYERMPDLYSAAMGNRMYTAKFKDKEVMDEFIKFVHETV